From a single Dioscorea cayenensis subsp. rotundata cultivar TDr96_F1 unplaced genomic scaffold, TDr96_F1_v2_PseudoChromosome.rev07_lg8_w22 25.fasta BLBR01001988.1, whole genome shotgun sequence genomic region:
- the LOC120257261 gene encoding proline-rich receptor-like protein kinase PERK10 — translation MPAATPPDLALTQPLRAAPRARRPAPAARQPTRLATRPGRPRHLCARAPMRAAQQASQHASPAPHARPPPAPPGVSSSPEPPAQQRPQRARAAPAILGPRAHPCCPWPPRRPQPAVCFSIASPGFLSAKSRDVMLNGKNYKAWSSTLCVLLHGLYLWDHVDGTRPPPVSSSAASSGSSSSTVTSAPSSTSTNLLKCTEDDAHTIAIICQSCELPIRLVMFVIFLTQGDLGSSARTLSSFQSGVALLLATDSHIYLSM, via the coding sequence ATGCCTGCTGCCACGCCGCCCGACCTCGCCCTCACCCAGCCTCTGCGCGCCGCGCCGCGCGCCCGGCGACCCGCGCCCGCCGCGCGTCAGCCCACGCGCCTCGCCACGCGCCCAGGCCGCCCGCGCCACCTTTGCGCACGCGCGCCCATGCGCGCCGCCCAGCAAGCGTCCCAGCACGCCTCGCCCGCGCCGCACGCCCGCCCGCCGCCCGCGCCGCCCGGCGTGTCGTCCAGCCCCGAGCCGCCCGCGCAGCAGCGTCCCCAACGCGCCCGCGCAGCGCCTGCGATCCTCGGCCCTCGCGCGCACCCGTGTTGCCCTTGGCCACCGCGCCGCCCTCAGCCCGCGGTGTGTTTTTCCATAGCCTCGCCGGGTTTCTTATCTGCAAAAAGCCGGGACGTCATGCTCAATGGCAAGAATTATAAAGCATGGTCGTCCACTTTATGTGTGCTCCTTCACGGACTTTATCTTTGGGATCATGTTGATGGTACTCGTCCGCCTCCAGTTTCTTCTAGTGCCGCCTCTTCTGGCTCCTCTTCGTCTACAGTTACCAGCGCGCCCTCTTCCACGTCTACTAACTTGCTCAAGTGTACTGAGGATGATGCTCATACCATTGCTATCATTTGTCAGTCCTGTGAGCTTCCTATTCGCTTGGTCATGTTTGTGATCTTTCTGACCCAAGGCGATTTAGGATCATCTGCGCGCACTCTATCTTCCTTCCAGTCAGGCGTTGCGCTACTCCTTGCTACAGACTCTCACATCTACCTATCAATGTGA